Proteins encoded by one window of Lathyrus oleraceus cultivar Zhongwan6 chromosome 1, CAAS_Psat_ZW6_1.0, whole genome shotgun sequence:
- the LOC127086804 gene encoding ribulose bisphosphate carboxylase large chain-like, whose protein sequence is MRCRGRFMSPQTETKAKVGFKAGVKDYKLTYYTPDYQTKDTDILAAFRVTPQPGVPPEEAGAAVAAESSTGTWTTVWTDGLTSLDRYKGSCYEIEPVPGEDNQFIAYVAYPLDLFEEGSVTNMFTSIVGNVFGFKALRALRLEDLRIPYAYVKTFQGPPHGIQVERDKLNKYGRPLLGCTIKPKLGLSAKNYGRAVYECLRGGLDFTKDDENVNSQPFMRWRDRFLFCAEAIYKSQAETGEIKGHYLNATAGTCEEMLKRAVFARELGVPIVMHDYLTGGFTANTTLSHYCRDNGLLLHIHRAMHAVIDRQKNHGMHFRVLAKALRLSGGDHIHAGTVVGKLEGEREITLGFVDLLCDDYIKKDRSRGIYFTQDWVSLPGVIPVASGGIHVWHMPALTEIFGDDSVLQFGGGTLGHPWGNAPGAVANRVALEACVQARNEGRDLAREGNAIIREACKWSPELAAACEVWNEIKFEFPAMDTL, encoded by the coding sequence ATGCGTTGTAGGGGGAGATTTATGTCACCACAAACAGAAACGAAAGCAAAGGTTGGGTTCAAAGCTGGTGTTAAAGATTATAAATTGACTTATTATACTCCTGACTATCAAACCAAAGATACTGATATCTTGGCAGCATTCCGAGTAACTCCTCAACCTGGAGTTCCGCCTGAAGAAGCAGGTGCAGCGGTAGCTGCAGAATCTTCCACTGGTACATGGACAACTGTGTGGACCGATGGACTTACGAGCCTCGATCGTTATAAAGGAAGCTGCTACGAGATCGAGCCTGTTCCTGGAGAAGATAATCAATTTATTGCTTATGTAGCTTATCCCTTAGACCTTTTTGAAGAAGGTTCTGTTACTAACATGTTTACCTCCATTGTAGGTAATGTATTTGGGTTCAAGGCCTTGCGTGCTCTACGTCTGGAAGATTTGCGAATCCCTTATGCTTATGTTAAAACTTTCCAAGGTCCTCCTCACGGAATCCAAGTTGAGAGAGATAAATTGAACAAGTATGGACGTCCCCTATTGGGATGTACTATTAAACCAAAATTGGGTTTATCCGCTAAGAATTATGGTAGAGCAGTTTATGAATGTCTCCGCGGGGGACTTGATTTTACCAAAGATGATGAAAATGTGAACTCCCAACCATTTATGCGTTGGAGAGACCGTTTCTTATTTTGTGCCGAAGCAATTTATAAATCACAGGCCGAAACAGGTGAAATCAAAGGACATTATTTGAATGCTACTGCGGGTACATGTGAAGAAATGCTAAAAAGAGCTGTATTTGCTAGAGAATTGGGCGTTCCTATCGTAATGCATGACTACTTAACAGGTGGATTCACTGCAAATACTACCCTGTCTCACTATTGCCGGGATAATGGTCTACTTCTTCATATCCACCGTGCAATGCATGCAGTTATCGATAGACAAAAAAATCATGGTATGCACTTTCGTGTATTAGCTAAAGCCTTACGTTTGTCTGGTGGAGATCATATTCACGCTGGTACTGTAGTAGGTAAACTTGAAGGAGAAAGGGAGATTACTTTAGGTTTTGTTGATTTACTATGTGATGATTATATTAAAAAAGATAGAAGTCGCGGTATTTATTTCACTCAGGATTGGGTTTCTTTACCAGGTGTTATCCCTGTTGCTTCAGGGGGTATTCACGTTTGGCATATGCCTGCTCTGACCGAGATATTTGGAGATGATTCTGTACTCCAATTCGGTGGAGGAACTTTAGGACACCCTTGGGGAAATGCACCTGGTGCCGTAGCGAATCGAGTAGCTCTGGAAGCATGTGTACAAGCTCGGAATGAGGGACGTGATCTTGCTCGCGAGGGTAATGCAATTATCCGTGAAGCTTGCAAATGGAGTCCTGAATTAGCTGCTGCTTGTGAAGTCTGGAATGAAATCAAATTTGAATTCCCAGCAATGGATACTTTGTAA